Proteins found in one Maridesulfovibrio sp. genomic segment:
- a CDS encoding glycosyltransferase, producing the protein METIWNILSRELAMKFLAGGVGRTHLTSIGYQCIELSKSDPAQRDLYIRLAFETLLSAWCHDPLNLQSTELQRNLMGQDGPDSPMGKMLNRIIENSRDKNFTDLEKRLHALMSRERFGPAAEVLAKSITENPGSLPLLKLSTELFDATGEKQFLKISLQLLENIEFHEMEPLRDFLSANLAFGMEDYPKAAIHYQTAYNTGSFPEALPRLGESLLRMGNRAEAIRIYRQDAKARPWRVNTLLRTADLINETDQQSCPPPGRVAILIYSFNKAAELDATLQSIFSTRYENTFLAVLDNGSTDGTSEVIDKWEAVSKDRPDLPLTRFDLHVNIGAPAARNWLLFHPLMAEADFAAFLDDDALPPGDWLLKLGAAIKAYPEAGVWGCKVVDAPNPRRLQSTDLHIKQDSGKSGPLLRTTDIQLQTMDFGQFDYLRPCASVTGCCHIIRMADIKKTGGFDIRFSPSQFDDLDRDLRLCQMGMMPVYQGHLKVKHLKRTGAAGATNQKAAAVQIGNQSRLDMKYSAHDARNICNADFEAAYEDILKKEALLLK; encoded by the coding sequence ATGGAAACAATCTGGAACATCCTTTCGCGCGAACTCGCGATGAAATTTCTGGCCGGGGGAGTTGGCCGAACCCATCTGACCTCTATCGGGTACCAGTGCATCGAACTGAGCAAAAGCGATCCTGCCCAACGCGATTTATACATCCGGCTGGCCTTCGAAACCCTGCTTTCCGCATGGTGCCATGACCCACTGAATCTGCAAAGTACAGAACTGCAACGTAATCTCATGGGTCAGGACGGTCCGGATTCGCCCATGGGCAAAATGTTGAACCGAATTATAGAAAATTCCCGAGACAAAAATTTTACGGATCTGGAAAAACGCCTGCACGCCCTGATGAGTAGGGAACGTTTTGGGCCGGCGGCCGAAGTGCTGGCCAAATCCATTACTGAAAATCCGGGTTCCCTACCGCTGCTTAAACTTTCCACCGAGCTATTTGATGCAACCGGAGAGAAACAGTTCCTGAAAATATCTCTACAACTACTTGAAAATATCGAGTTCCACGAGATGGAACCGCTTCGCGATTTCCTTTCCGCCAACTTAGCCTTCGGGATGGAAGATTACCCAAAAGCGGCTATCCACTACCAGACAGCTTACAACACCGGTTCTTTTCCCGAAGCCCTGCCCCGATTGGGTGAAAGCTTGCTGCGAATGGGCAACAGGGCGGAGGCGATCAGGATTTACAGACAGGACGCGAAGGCACGCCCGTGGCGAGTCAATACCCTGCTGCGTACCGCCGATCTCATTAATGAAACCGACCAGCAAAGCTGCCCTCCACCGGGCCGGGTGGCAATACTTATCTATAGTTTCAACAAGGCCGCAGAACTTGACGCAACCCTGCAAAGCATTTTTTCCACCCGCTACGAGAACACATTTCTGGCTGTACTTGATAATGGCAGCACTGACGGAACATCCGAAGTCATCGACAAATGGGAAGCCGTAAGCAAAGACCGCCCGGACCTGCCCCTGACGCGCTTCGACCTGCATGTAAATATCGGGGCACCCGCCGCCAGGAACTGGCTGCTCTTTCATCCTTTGATGGCCGAAGCGGACTTTGCGGCATTTCTTGATGATGACGCCCTGCCTCCGGGAGACTGGCTGCTCAAACTTGGTGCGGCAATCAAAGCATACCCCGAGGCGGGAGTCTGGGGCTGCAAAGTGGTTGATGCGCCTAACCCGCGCAGACTTCAAAGCACCGACCTGCACATCAAACAGGACTCAGGCAAATCAGGTCCGCTACTGCGCACAACCGATATTCAGCTCCAAACTATGGATTTCGGGCAGTTTGATTATCTGCGCCCATGCGCCTCGGTTACTGGATGCTGCCACATCATACGCATGGCAGACATCAAAAAAACAGGCGGATTCGATATTCGCTTCTCCCCCTCGCAGTTTGATGATCTGGACCGGGATTTAAGACTCTGCCAAATGGGCATGATGCCGGTCTATCAGGGACATTTAAAGGTCAAACATTTAAAGCGCACCGGAGCCGCAGGAGCAACAAACCAAAAGGCCGCCGCAGTCCAGATAGGCAATCAGTCCCGGCTGGACATGAAATATTCTGCCCATGACGCCCGAAATATATGTAATGCTGATTTTGAAGCAGCATATGAAGATATATTGAAAAAAGAAGCATTGTTACTGAAATAA
- a CDS encoding flavodoxin family protein — protein MNVIAINGSPRKGGNTEIMLKKVLEPLEAAGWDTEFYQLGGKKIRGCMACMKCWENKDNKCVVDNDKFNEVYEKMVAADAIVIGSPTYFADVSAEIKALIDRSGFLALANDRQFAGKIGGAVVAVRRGGATHVFDTINHLFQINGMIIPGATYWNMGYGLNKGEVADDAEGMANMVNLGQSINWLGKAIAPHMDSFPKA, from the coding sequence ATGAACGTAATCGCAATCAATGGCAGTCCGCGCAAGGGTGGCAATACCGAAATCATGTTGAAAAAAGTCCTTGAACCGCTTGAAGCTGCCGGGTGGGATACAGAATTCTACCAGCTTGGCGGAAAGAAAATACGTGGTTGTATGGCGTGCATGAAGTGCTGGGAAAATAAAGATAATAAATGTGTTGTGGATAACGATAAATTTAATGAAGTCTATGAAAAAATGGTGGCCGCAGACGCTATAGTTATTGGCTCCCCCACTTATTTTGCAGATGTGAGTGCCGAAATTAAGGCTTTGATTGATCGTTCCGGTTTTTTGGCCCTTGCCAATGACCGTCAGTTTGCGGGCAAGATCGGCGGGGCAGTTGTCGCTGTGCGACGCGGTGGCGCAACCCATGTGTTTGATACAATCAATCATCTGTTTCAGATTAACGGTATGATCATACCCGGCGCTACCTATTGGAATATGGGTTACGGCCTGAACAAGGGTGAAGTTGCTGATGACGCCGAAGGCATGGCCAATATGGTGAATCTCGGGCAGTCCATCAACTGGCTCGGTAAAGCCATAGCTCCGCATATGGACAGTTTTCCCAAAGCTTGA
- a CDS encoding methyl-accepting chemotaxis protein, with amino-acid sequence MKLSAKLMLGFGSVLGLLLILAVISFKALDDSSEGFTQYRGLAKITNLSGRLQANMLMVRMNVKDFILTGSDRDLKQFDDYFSKMREFLDEAIADINDPERTDLITDVDKKVKDYGEYFNQIRKIRDERNNYVDNVLNVVGPQMEKTLTRILRTSERDNNMIAVVKSGYAMRNLLLARLYVVKFLEDNAQSSLDRVGIEMEALGKLLAELDLNLRNQERRRLLSEVIDLQKKYAAAFKSLTKVIFTRNDIVEGHLDKLGPAIAQGVEDVKLSVMTEQNELGPKLQAANKQAIMIAVIISLIALAVGIVTAGFIIRTVNKQLGSDPAEIADVARSIAGGDLDLKFAEPAIGVYGNMRDMAEQLTQVVSDVRAGAGNVASGSTELSASAEGLSQGATEQAASIEEVSASIEEMASNIKQNTLNAQTTEDIALKSSSDAQESGAAVSEAVAAMKNIAEKISIIEEIARQTNLLALNAAIEAARAGEHGKGFAVVAAEVRKLAERSGNAAGEISELSSSTVTVAEKAGEMLENLVPNIQKTAELVQEIASASTEQNSGAEQISKAITQLDSVIQQNASASEEMASTSEELSSQSAMLENSMSFFKVSGYGNSSYSKPKALPVAPSRKESAQPKNTGSAPVQAPTARPVKAESSEFGGLSLDMDADDSDFEKF; translated from the coding sequence ATGAAGTTATCGGCTAAATTGATGCTCGGTTTTGGTTCTGTTCTTGGTTTATTGCTTATACTGGCTGTAATTTCGTTCAAGGCTCTTGATGATTCCAGTGAAGGGTTTACGCAATACAGAGGATTGGCAAAGATTACCAATTTGAGTGGAAGGCTTCAGGCGAATATGCTCATGGTGCGCATGAATGTTAAAGACTTCATCCTTACCGGGAGTGATCGTGATTTAAAACAGTTTGATGATTACTTCAGCAAAATGCGTGAGTTTTTGGATGAGGCTATTGCTGATATCAATGATCCTGAGCGGACTGATCTTATAACTGATGTTGATAAAAAGGTTAAAGATTACGGAGAGTATTTCAATCAAATAAGAAAAATAAGGGACGAACGAAATAATTACGTAGATAATGTTCTTAATGTAGTAGGTCCGCAAATGGAAAAAACGTTGACTCGTATCCTGCGCACCTCCGAGCGCGATAACAATATGATTGCGGTGGTAAAAAGCGGCTACGCCATGCGCAACCTGCTGCTTGCCCGCCTTTATGTGGTTAAATTTTTGGAAGATAATGCGCAGTCCTCGTTAGATAGGGTAGGCATTGAGATGGAAGCTTTGGGTAAGCTGCTCGCTGAGTTGGACCTTAATCTACGAAATCAGGAAAGACGGCGTTTACTGAGTGAGGTTATTGACCTGCAGAAAAAGTATGCGGCAGCCTTTAAAAGTCTGACTAAAGTTATATTTACCCGCAATGATATAGTTGAAGGACATCTGGATAAACTCGGTCCGGCAATCGCTCAGGGAGTTGAGGATGTAAAACTTTCAGTGATGACGGAACAGAATGAGTTGGGACCGAAACTGCAGGCCGCCAATAAACAGGCTATTATGATTGCGGTGATTATTAGTTTAATTGCTCTCGCCGTAGGTATCGTTACTGCCGGATTCATTATCAGAACCGTAAATAAACAGCTCGGCAGTGATCCTGCGGAAATCGCAGATGTAGCCCGCAGTATCGCAGGTGGGGATCTTGACCTCAAATTCGCCGAGCCAGCCATCGGTGTTTATGGCAATATGCGGGATATGGCCGAACAGCTTACTCAGGTTGTCTCCGATGTGCGCGCCGGAGCCGGGAATGTCGCTTCCGGAAGTACCGAACTTTCCGCTTCAGCAGAAGGCCTTTCTCAGGGGGCAACCGAACAGGCTGCATCCATTGAAGAAGTTTCCGCATCCATCGAAGAAATGGCCAGCAACATCAAACAGAACACCTTAAATGCCCAGACTACTGAAGATATTGCCCTGAAGTCATCTTCCGATGCACAGGAAAGCGGGGCCGCTGTATCTGAAGCGGTTGCAGCAATGAAGAATATCGCTGAGAAGATTTCCATTATTGAGGAGATTGCCCGCCAGACCAACCTGCTGGCCCTGAACGCCGCCATTGAGGCCGCCCGTGCCGGGGAGCATGGTAAAGGGTTCGCCGTAGTTGCTGCCGAAGTTCGTAAATTGGCTGAGCGCAGCGGTAATGCCGCCGGAGAAATCAGTGAATTGTCTTCCTCCACGGTGACTGTAGCTGAGAAAGCAGGCGAGATGCTTGAAAATCTTGTTCCCAATATTCAGAAAACTGCAGAGCTGGTGCAGGAAATAGCTTCAGCCAGCACGGAGCAGAATTCCGGTGCGGAACAGATCAGCAAGGCTATTACTCAGCTTGATTCAGTGATCCAGCAGAATGCTTCCGCCTCAGAGGAAATGGCCTCCACCAGTGAGGAGCTTTCCTCCCAGAGCGCTATGCTCGAAAATTCCATGTCCTTTTTCAAGGTGAGCGGCTATGGAAATTCTTCATACTCCAAGCCTAAAGCCCTTCCGGTAGCCCCCTCCAGAAAGGAATCGGCACAACCAAAGAATACAGGGAGCGCTCCAGTGCAGGCTCCTACCGCACGTCCGGTAAAGGCTGAATCTTCCGAGTTCGGCGGACTTTCGCTGGATATGGATGCTGATGATAGCGATTTTGAAAAGTTTTAG